The Fimbriimonadaceae bacterium nucleotide sequence GTGGGCAAAGGGCTCTGGCGGCAGGTACCGATTGGCATGGCGTTTTGTCGACAAGGGGGATCTTGACGCCGGGCGACATCCGTCGCAGTACTTCATCGACGCCGAAACAGGTTCCCTCTTACGCCGCGATCTATAGCGGCAGGTGGCATGCTCTTCTGGGTGGCTTCATCATGAGGGTTGGGTGGCATGGTTATGGCCCTCGCTGGGCGCTGGGTGAAGCCCACTGACGCCCGGACCATAGCCATGGGCTCTCACCCCGTCGGAGCCGCCGCAACCATCGCCTCAGCCCAGCCCCTCTGACCACTCATGATAAACATCTTCCGGCGGCTAACAGCTCAGCCACGCGAGTGAAAGGGCTTGTCCCATGGCTATGACCCTTGTCCGTCCTTGATGTTTGACCGCCGCCACGGACGGGTCATAACCATGCCACCCGTAGGGCGCATTTCCCCTCAGGGGTCTTCGAGGCCTCTTGCAGGCCTCTTCGAGGCCCCTTAAGCGGGTTAAGAGGCCTTAAAGAGGCCTGATTAACCTCTCGAAGGCCCCTGAGGGGCGGACGGGGGGTGGCCGATAACTGTCGTATGGCGCGGGCGCGGCCGGGGGTGTTGTTCGACTCGGTGCGGGGGCGGTTGGACCAGGTGGTCGTGGTGCAGACCCGCACGGGGCTTGGGGTGCGGCGGCGGCCGGTCTTCCGCAAGGTGCTGACCCCGGCGCAGCAGGCGGGGCGCGACCGGCTCCGGGTCGCGGCGGCGCTGTGGCACGAGCTGGAGCCCGCCGAGGTGGACGCCTGGCGCGACTACGCCGCGCAGGTCCGCCGCCGCCAGTCCACGACCCTCGTGGAGTACTCGCCCATCGCCTACAACGCCTTCACGATGCTCACCACCAAGTGGCTCCAGCTCAACGGCGGCGGCGACCCGCCCCGCACCCCGCCGATGGACGACTTCATCTTCGAGCAACCGAAGCTGACGGTCGAGGCGGTCGAGGGAGGCGTCCGGTTCACGGCCGACTCGCCGACCGGGCCGGGCGAGGTGGCGGAGCTCATGCTGCAGCCGCTGGCCAACGTCAACCGCCGCCCCGGCAACCAGTACGTCGCCGCCGCCTTCACGCCCTTCCCGCCCGGCCAGCCCACCTATGACCTCCCTCTACCCCCCGGTGCTTACGCCTTCGCCTCGCGTTACGCCCGCGTGGCGACGGGCGAGCAAGCGGGTTTGGGGGTGGTGGGCAAGGTCGAGCTCCAAGGCACCTAGGCAATAGCAAGGCGATGGGCGCAGGCTGTCCGGAGGTCGGCGGCGCTAGCCGGTCGAAGGGTCCCTGCGCCGGCGCGGCCGTGCGGTCTCACCGCAGGGATCGGCCTGCGCCCCTCAAGAGTGGGGCTGTGGGCCGGAGACAAGGGCGCGGGCCCACGTCAGGGACAATAGCGCCCGTGGACGGCCTAGCGGGAATCAACGGCGCGCTGCTCGTGGCGGGCATGTTCCTGCTGCTCTGCGTCCTCGCGAGCAAGGCCTCGACAAAGCTGGGCGTCCCCGCGCTCGTGGTGTTCTTGGCGCTGGGCATGCTCGCGGGCAGCGACGGCCCCGGGCGCATCCCCTTCGACAACTTCGAGATCGCGTCCTACGTGGGGAGCGTCGCCCTCGCCTTCATCCTCTTCTCCGGGGGCCTTGACTCGAACTGGACGGACTTGCGCCGGGTAGCCCGTCCCGGGCTGCTGCTCGCGACGCTCGGGGTCCTCGTCACGGCGGGCCTCGTCGGACTCTTCGCGCACTTCTTCCTGGGGTTGCCGATCACCCTCGGCCTCCTGCTGGGCGCCGTCGTCTCCTCAACCGACGCCGCAGCCATATTCGGGGTCTTGAGGGGCTCTGGCTTTCGGCTCAAGCACCGGATCACGCCGCTGCTTGAGTTCGAGTCCGGCGCGAACGACGCACTGGCCGTGTTCCTGGTCGTGGCCCTCACCCAGGTCGCGGTCGACCCGAACGCGACCGCTTGGGGAATGATTCCGAGCCTCCTCGTCCAGATGCCCCTTGGCGCGGCGATCGGCTATGTGGTCGGCCTTGGCGCGGTCTGGGCGATCAATCGTATCCGGCTGGAATACGACGGGCTCTACCCGGTGGTGACCGTTGCGGCGGCGTGCCTGGCCTTCGGCGGCGCGGGGGCGCTGGGCGGCAACCCGTTCCTCAGCGTCTACGTCGCAGGGGTCGCCTTGGGCAGCCGCACCTTTGTCCACCGCATCTCGTTGCGGCAGTTCCACGACGCGGCGGGCTGGCTCATGCAGATCGTGATGTTCGTCCTCCTCGGTCTGCTTTCTTTTCCCAGCCAACTGCCGCCGGTGGCTTTGTCCGCCTTGGCCCTCTCGCTGTTCTTGATCTTCGTGGCCAGGCCCGTGGCGGTGGCCGCCTCGCTCGCGCCGTTTCGGATCGCGCGTCGGGCACAGGTCTTCGTCGCTTGGGCGGGGCTGCGCGGGGCCGTGCCGATCGTGCTCGCCACGATCCCCGTGGTTCGGGGCGTCCCGAACGCGGTCCACCTCTTCCACCTGGTCTTCTTTATCGTCCTGACCTCGGTGCTGCTGCAGGGCACGCTCCTGCGCCCTCTCGCGAGGGCCCTGCGCGTGCTCTCGCCCATAGGGCGCGAACCCGCTGAGGACATGCGCGAGGTCGGCGGCAAGAACCTGCTGGAGACGACCGTCGCGCCAGGCTCGCCCGCCGACGGGAGCCAGGTCGTGGAACTGCGGATGCCGCCGACCGCCCTGCTCGTCCTCCTCACCCGCGACGGCCGCTCGTACGTGCCGCGCGGGTCGACCGTCCTCGCCGCAGGCGACCGCATCCTCATCGCCACCCGCCGCGACGACGAGGACGAAATCCTGGCGCGATTCGGTTGAGGGGCCGTTGTCGGTCGGCGCAGGCGGCCGTGCGGTCTCACCGCAGGTTGTCGGCCCATCGCGGGTACACGGGCCGACGGCCTGCGGCTATGGGTGGCGGGCGGGCTAGATCGCCCGGTCGTAGTGGACGGAGGCGTACTCTTCACAGAACCCGAGGGCGACGTTCAGACCCAACATCGGGTTCTTCTCCTCGTTGTCGGTATAGAGCCGCTTGCCGCCCCGGCGCTTGGCCTCGGCGAGGTTCTGCACCTTCAGGGCGGTGGCCAACCCTTGCCGCCGGTGGGCTTCGTGGGTGGCGGTCAGGCCGGTCGAAAAGATCGTGGTGTCCACTTGGTTGTGGAAGACCCCCGTCATCGCCACGATCTCCCCGTCCTTGAAGGCGTTGAGCTGGAGCGTCTCGTCGAGGCTGGGGTCCTCAAGGAACTTCAGCCAGTCCTCATAGGGGATGCCCTTCCACTCATAGGGAAGCGGCACCGTCTCCATCGCCACCATGTCGAACTCCCACCACTTGCGGCGGTAGTCAGGGTCGGTCTTGGCGACCTCCGCCCACGTCTTGAACTCGTAACCGCGCGCCAGGGCCGCGTCGATCGTGGCCTGCCACGGGGAGGGGTCGAAGGCAGCGAGGTCGAGCGAGGTGACCGGGTTGCGCTGGCCCATCTTGTAGCCGCGGGCTTCCGCCACGTGCGCGGTCTCGGGGATGTCCGTGCGGGTCCAGACGGTGATGCGCTGGCAACCCAGGTCCTTGGCCGCCTTCTCGCCGATCTCGAAGAACTGGTCGGCAAGGGCCTCGGCATCGCCCTCACGGCTCGGATAGAGCCGGACGGAGAAAAGGCCTTCGTCCGCGCTCCAGAAGGCTTGCGTCACGTTGATCGCGCCGACTTCCGCTCCGTCGAGTTCGACGATGCAGCGCCGTCGGGGCACCCGCTCGGGCGTCTCGCTGGCCCAGTGGGCGAGCTGCTCGGGGGTCGAGGGGTTTTCAAGGGTATGGACGTTGCAAAACTTGGCGTAGACGCTCCAGTCCGCAGGCGTGGTGATGTCTCTTAAGGTGAGTGTTCGCATAGGGGAAGGCGCGGCAGGGCCGCTTTTAACGGTCGTGG carries:
- a CDS encoding GNAT family N-acetyltransferase, which gives rise to MRTLTLRDITTPADWSVYAKFCNVHTLENPSTPEQLAHWASETPERVPRRRCIVELDGAEVGAINVTQAFWSADEGLFSVRLYPSREGDAEALADQFFEIGEKAAKDLGCQRITVWTRTDIPETAHVAEARGYKMGQRNPVTSLDLAAFDPSPWQATIDAALARGYEFKTWAEVAKTDPDYRRKWWEFDMVAMETVPLPYEWKGIPYEDWLKFLEDPSLDETLQLNAFKDGEIVAMTGVFHNQVDTTIFSTGLTATHEAHRRQGLATALKVQNLAEAKRRGGKRLYTDNEEKNPMLGLNVALGFCEEYASVHYDRAI
- a CDS encoding potassium/proton antiporter → MDGLAGINGALLVAGMFLLLCVLASKASTKLGVPALVVFLALGMLAGSDGPGRIPFDNFEIASYVGSVALAFILFSGGLDSNWTDLRRVARPGLLLATLGVLVTAGLVGLFAHFFLGLPITLGLLLGAVVSSTDAAAIFGVLRGSGFRLKHRITPLLEFESGANDALAVFLVVALTQVAVDPNATAWGMIPSLLVQMPLGAAIGYVVGLGAVWAINRIRLEYDGLYPVVTVAAACLAFGGAGALGGNPFLSVYVAGVALGSRTFVHRISLRQFHDAAGWLMQIVMFVLLGLLSFPSQLPPVALSALALSLFLIFVARPVAVAASLAPFRIARRAQVFVAWAGLRGAVPIVLATIPVVRGVPNAVHLFHLVFFIVLTSVLLQGTLLRPLARALRVLSPIGREPAEDMREVGGKNLLETTVAPGSPADGSQVVELRMPPTALLVLLTRDGRSYVPRGSTVLAAGDRILIATRRDDEDEILARFG